A region of the Candidatus Binataceae bacterium genome:
TCGCTGAGCCGCGGCAAGCAGAAGGTAAGCTTCGGCGCGACCGGCGCCATCGGTGCGCGCGAGGGCAAGGTCAACCCGCGAATCCCGTACATCGAAGGGCGCAAGGGCGGCTTCGATCCGCACGCGCGCATCCCCGACATGGACGCGGAGGGGATCGATGCGGCGTTTCTCTACCCGAGCCTCGGGCTGTTCATGGGCGCGACGAAAGATCCGGAATTCTCGGCGGCGGTCTGCCGCGCCTACAATCGCTGGCTCGCGGACTACTGCAAACCCTATCCGGAGCGGCTGTTCGGTGCGGCGATGTTGCCGATGCAATCGGTCGAGGGCGCCGTCCAGGAGATGCGTTTCGCCGCAAAGGAACTGGGGTTCCGCGCCGGCTTCATCCGCCCGAATCCTTACAACGGCCGTGTGCTGCACGACCCCGAATACGATCCGCTATGGAACGAGGCGCAAGAGCTGGGTTTCTCGATTGGTATCCACGGCGGCTCTGAGAGCGGCCAACCGACGCTCGCGATGGATCGTTTCACGCGCGGCGGGGCCGTGCGCCACGTCGTCGCGCACACCTTCGAGATGATTGCGGCGGCGACCAGCCTGATCATGTGCGGCGTCTGCGATCGGTTTCCTAAAGTGAAGTTCGCTTTCCTGGAATCGGGCGGCGGCTGGATGGCGGGATGGCTCGATCGGATGGACCGGCACTACGACGACGTCGGCATGAACGACACGCATCTCTCGATGCGGCCGAGTGAATTGTTCCGCCGCCAATGCTTTATCTCGTTCGAGCCAGTCGAGGGCTCGCTCAAGCATCTGGCCGAGTATATCGGCTCGGAGAATATCCTGTGGGCGACCGATTATCCGCATCTTGACGGCTTCACCGATGCGCCCGGGATGATCAAGCGGATGGGGCTGGCGCCGGCGACCTTGCATAACGTCCTCGCGGTCGGGGCCAAGCGGTACTATAACCTGCAGTAGCTGGCGTCCTACATAATGTAGACAGAGGCGAGGAAGCAGAATGGATTACAAAGTTATCGACGCCGACGGCCACATCCTGGAGCCGCCGGATTTGTGGGAACAGTATATCGAGCCCAAGTTCCGCGACGTCTGCCCCAAAGTGCTGATGAGCGACGACGGCGGTGAGCTGCTGCGGATCGAAGGCGATCGCGCGATCGACCTCGGGCGCGGGAAGCGCACGGTCAAGCTCGGCGCGCTGGGTAACTTCGGCGCGCGCGCCGGCGGCACGATGAACTCGAAGCTGATGCCTTATCTTGAGGGCAAGCGCGGCGGTTTCGATCCGCACGCGCGGATTCCGGACATGGACGCCGAGGGGATCGACGCGGCGTTTCTCTACCCGAGCCTCGGGCTGTTCATGGGCGCGACCCAGGAGCCGGAGTTTTCCGCGGCGGTCTGCCGCGCCTACAACCGCTGGCTCGCGGACTACTGCAAGGCCTATCCGGAGCGGTTGTTCGGCGCGGCGATGATTCCGATGCAATCGATCGAGCACGCGGTGCAGGAGCTGCAATTCGCGGTCAAAGAGCTGAACTTTCGCGCGGGCTTTATCCGGCCGAATCCCTACAATGGCCGCACCCTGCACGATCGTGATTATGATCCGTTGTGGCAGGCGGCGCAGGAGGCCGATTTCTCGATCGGCATCCACAGCGGCTCGGAGAGCGGCCAGCCGACCATCGGGTTCGATCGGTTCACGCGCGGCTTCGCCGTGCGCCACCTGGTTGCGCATACGATGGAGATGATGGCGGCAGCCGCGAGCCTGATCATGTGCGGCGTCTGCGATCGTTTCCCTGGGCTGAGGATCGCGTTTCTCGAATCGGGCGGCGGTTGGATCGCCGGATGGCTCGATCGCATGGACCGCCATTTCGACGATATCGGGATGAACGACACCGGACTATCGATGCGGCCCAGCGAACTGTTCCGCCGGCAGTGCTTCATCTCATTCGAGCCGGTCGAAGGCTCTCTCAAGCATCTGGCCGAGTACATCGGTTCGGACAATATCTTGTGGGCGACGGACTATCCGCACGCCGACGGCTTCCCCGACGCGCCCAACATGATCAAGCGGATGGGGCTCAAGCCCGAGACGCTCGCGAACGTGCTGGGTGGCGGCGCGAAGCGCTACTACAACTTGCACTGACCGCAGGGAATGGCGCATCAGGCGGACAGTCTCACGAGGGCTGCCCGTTTTTGCTTCGAGAGAGCTTGGGATCCGGGGTCCTTATCTTGGCCGCGCCTCGCGGATTCGGCCACCCACTGAGGCGCGGCTAAAATAAGAGATGCTCCACGCGGGGCGGACTTCGCAGTTCGCCCGGCGGTTTTTTGTGCACCTGACATAGCGCCGCTTGACATCGGCGTCGCGACGCGGAATGAAGGTCCATCACTGCGCAAGCAGCATGGAGTATCCCGATGGAATTTGCGCTTTCTTATCCGGCTCGCCCGGACGCCTGGAAGGACCTCGTAGTCGCCGAGGATCACGGCTTCACGCAATGCTGGTTCTACGATTCGCAGATGATCTACAGCGACGTGTACGTCTGCATGGCGCTGGCGGCCGAGCGCACGAAACGGATCAAACTCGCGACCGGCGTGGCGATTCCGTCGAACCGGATCGAGCCGGTGACAGCGCATTCGATCGCGACCATCAATCTGCTGGCGCCGGGCCGCACGGTGCTCGGGATCGGCAGCGGCTTCACCGGGCGCAATACGATGGGGTTGCCGCCGGTGCGGCTCGAAC
Encoded here:
- a CDS encoding amidohydrolase family protein, whose translation is MNVLDYNVIDADGHICEPPDLWERYIEPKYREGCPKLITLADGEEILRIEGDYAISLSRGKQKVSFGATGAIGAREGKVNPRIPYIEGRKGGFDPHARIPDMDAEGIDAAFLYPSLGLFMGATKDPEFSAAVCRAYNRWLADYCKPYPERLFGAAMLPMQSVEGAVQEMRFAAKELGFRAGFIRPNPYNGRVLHDPEYDPLWNEAQELGFSIGIHGGSESGQPTLAMDRFTRGGAVRHVVAHTFEMIAAATSLIMCGVCDRFPKVKFAFLESGGGWMAGWLDRMDRHYDDVGMNDTHLSMRPSELFRRQCFISFEPVEGSLKHLAEYIGSENILWATDYPHLDGFTDAPGMIKRMGLAPATLHNVLAVGAKRYYNLQ
- a CDS encoding amidohydrolase family protein, with the translated sequence MDYKVIDADGHILEPPDLWEQYIEPKFRDVCPKVLMSDDGGELLRIEGDRAIDLGRGKRTVKLGALGNFGARAGGTMNSKLMPYLEGKRGGFDPHARIPDMDAEGIDAAFLYPSLGLFMGATQEPEFSAAVCRAYNRWLADYCKAYPERLFGAAMIPMQSIEHAVQELQFAVKELNFRAGFIRPNPYNGRTLHDRDYDPLWQAAQEADFSIGIHSGSESGQPTIGFDRFTRGFAVRHLVAHTMEMMAAAASLIMCGVCDRFPGLRIAFLESGGGWIAGWLDRMDRHFDDIGMNDTGLSMRPSELFRRQCFISFEPVEGSLKHLAEYIGSDNILWATDYPHADGFPDAPNMIKRMGLKPETLANVLGGGAKRYYNLH